The Oncorhynchus mykiss isolate Arlee chromosome 20, USDA_OmykA_1.1, whole genome shotgun sequence genomic sequence atccaattggtagttagtcgtGTCCAatagctgcaactcccgtacagactcgggagaggcgaaggtcgagagccatgtgttcTCAAAAACACCaacctgccaagccgcactgcttcttgacacactgctcacttaacccggaaaccagccgcactaacgtgtcagaggaaacaccatacacctggcaaccgtgtcagcatacatgcgcccggcctgccacaggagtcgctagagcacgatgggacaaggacatccaggGCAAGCCAAACGATGCCCTAACTCGGACggcgctgggtcaattgtgtctCGCTGCTACACAGCCCAGGTTCGAAcccgggactgtagtgacgcctcaagcaatgcaatgctgtgccactcgggaggcctgatTAGATAAACAACCATGCCCAACCTGTCAAGGATGGCCAAAAGGACGTCTAGCATCCCGAGGGGCTCTGCAAGTGTGGACAGGATATTCTCTACTGCTGGCTGGCTCTCCAGGCACCTTCGCTTCTTGACACATTGTCTAGATTAGCCTGAAGCCGCAGACTGGCCAAACGCTTGTTTCTAAAAAATAAATTCAAGGGCATTTTTCCTTTATTCTAAGTTAGTCACAGCCTATATGTGCAATGTATAGACtaaatgatttaatacaacaaaACGTTTAAATGCTGAGCGCTTTGTTCCTGCCAGCCTAATTTGTAGGCTATTACCCttgaaataatatagcctaaataattcattttcgttccttcttaggctccctgtctggctcctgtcCTATTTAGTGTCTactatgacatgtagcctatttgaaatgatgTGCGCCTCTTTAATTCACCTTTATGTTCATTCAGGTAGTCACaaaaataaatgtgttcaattgtgattttaatgaatggcGCGAATTTGGAGCGGCAGTTTTCTTTCCTGCGAGCGCGAAGCAGTGTTCAGCTGGGCGTTTGGAAAGGACGTGGAGCACTGGAGCCATGtgcatgacagtagctaaagcaaggaGCTAACATCCATGAGCGAGATTTCCAATCGTTCCAACTCCTCACATACCCTTAGCGCTACAGTAGAACTAGTTACCTTTCATGGTGACGTTGACCCCCGAGGCGAGGAACAGGCCACCGAAACGGTTGTTGAAGATCTGGTTTCCCTCCAGAGTCGCCGTGGCATGGTTGGTTATCTCGATACCTGAGACAGGAAATGACATTATCAACACAGGTGGATGAGTAGGTAACAGTACTGACCAGTCAGTACAGCATGGTAAAGTTAGTGTACACATGGGCAGCTGACCTGCAGCAAAGCCGTCAAAGATACGGTTTTTGCGGAGCACAGGGTGGCTGTTGGTGCTGATCAGAACTCCTGCCTGGGCATTCCTGAAAATATCGTTCTCCTCCAGAAGACCTCTCCCTCCGTTAAAGATACAGATGCCTCCGTCTCTCCCGTCGTGGATCTTGTTGCGTCGCAGCGTGGGGTTGCTGTCAGTCTTAATCCACACGCCCGCCATGGCGTTGTCGAAGATCTCATTGTCCTCGATGAAACCCAGACCCGAGTTGTAGACCAGAATGCCTCCGTTCTGCCCTCCCCAGATCTTGTTGCGTCGGATCTTGGGGTTGCTGCCAGTTCTGTAAAACAACCAACAATATTAGTGAAACCTTCATCGAACGTTAGTCAAACGTTATCATAACCACTGTGTCCTGCATTTGACAGAAGAGGCAGGACGTACCGTATCTGAACGCCAGAGTACATGTGATTGTAGATGTCGTTGTCTTCCAACACCCCATGACCGTTGTCATAGAAATACACCCCTAcctgagggagaaagagggttaAATCTGACTTTTTACAGAATATATCATGTAGACACAATGAGACAGGCCTCCAATCTTCACagaaagtttttattttattttttttaaacaacggTAACAGATGAGTGTGTTTTACCTGTTTGCCGCTGTGGATGCGGTTCCTGCGGAGGACAGGTGTGCTGCCGGTGGTCACCCAGACGCCTGCCAGCGTGTTGCTGTACACCTCGTTCTCCTCGATCACACCCTGGCCCTTCTCatgctgcaaacacacacacacacacacgattagaTTGTTTAATCAACATCTAAAGGACTGAAAAAATCTAAACAGTATGTGTGTCTTTACCACATAGATGCCACCATGCTGTCCGTCGTGGATCTTGTTGTGGCGTACAATTGGGCAGCTATTGGTTCTGATCTGGATTCCAGCCAGAGCGTTGCCATGGATATCATTCCCCTCGATCAGGCCACGCCCATCGCCAAATATGTACACGCCCCCTTGGTTACCGTTGAAGATTGCATTGCCCCTGGAGAATAACAGAACGGAACGTCAACAAACAGCCCATAATACTGAGAGGAGTTATtgcaggggtctccaacaggtcgaTCGCAAACTACCAGTAGCTCGCAGGCCAACTACGAGTAACTCGCCAAATAATTCTGAAAGCACATGCAATTTAAGTGTTTGACTGGAAACTGTCAAACAAATCTTACAAGTACTAGACACGACAAGCTCCCAGCTACTATCtaatcaacacaacatcaacattatcccacccctggttagccactTTTGTCTTAAAAAGCTAAACCTAAGCCAATGAATTGCCACTCTGTGTGGTGTGCACACTGCTCTATCACTCCGTGTGTAGCCAGTTGATGACAAatacagctgatcgtcctcgcagtggcagaccacgtgtaacaacacctgcacaggatcggtacatccgaacataccacctgcgggacaggtacaggatggcaacaactgcccgagttacaccaggaacacacaatccctccatcagtgctcagattgtccgcattaggctgagagagactggactgagggcttgtaggcctgttgtaaggcaggtcctcaccagacatcaccagcaacaacgtcccctatgggcacaaacccaccgccgCTGGACCAgagaggactggcaaaaagtgctcttcactgaggagtcgcggttttgtctcaccaggggtgatggtcagattcccgtttatcgtcgaaggaatgagcgttacaccgaggcctgtattctggagtgggatcgatagggaggtggagggtccgtcatggtctggggcgatgtATCACAgcgtcatcggactgagcttgttgtcattgcaggcaatctcaacgctgtgcgttagaaggaagacatcctcctccctcatgtggtacccttcctgtaggctcatcctgacatgaccctccagcatgacaatgccaccagccatactgctcgttctgtgaatgatttcctgcaagacaggaatgtcagtgttctgccatggccagcaaagagcccggatctcaaacccattgagcatgtctgggacctgttggatcggagggtgagggctagggaactgtccgggaacttgccttggtggaaaagtggggtaacatctcatagcaagaactgtcaaatctggcacagtccatgaggaggagatgcactgcagtacttaatgcagctggtggccacaccagatactgactgatactTTTGATTTAGACTCCCCCTTCATTCAGGGACACATTCCATACCTGTTAGTCACATGtgtgtggaacttgttcagtttatgtctcagttgttgaatcttgttatattcATACATGTTAAGTTAGCTGAAAAACACAGttaacagtgagaggacgtttcttttttttttttgtgctgaGTGTATATAATCTGTATATATTATTTGCAAACTTTGCCATGAAATCAGGGGCAGCAGTACAGAACCTTCACAGATGGTACATTCCTCACTCGCTAGATGCGCAATTAAAAAAGGGCCAGATGCGGAATTGAAGGGGAATTACACTCAAATCTATTTGATATTTGTGGGGGTCTGGAGGAAAACTAGTcttctgatgtgatttaagcattgacaTGAACTCAGAACATTCAATTTTGTTCTTTCTTTATGAACAATTGTAATTTTGAGAGTAAAAAAACTAATCTAAAACAAAACAGATGAAACATATTATAGGAAAATATACAACAGAATTGGGGTTTTATAGGGCCCCCTTAGAGTGGTTTATaaaccgttattttaccaggtatacTGACAGCAAACATAATGCAATACTTtctcttgtacactaaggacctGGGGAGGagttgcaggggagaggagaagaatgtGCCTATTTGAAAGCAATACAAATCAttaggaccagggatgttctcttgataagtgggtgaatttgaccatttttgctaagcattcaaattgtatggagtaaaaagtacattatttggTTTAGGAATGTAGTAGAGAAAAATAAAGTTGTCAAaactataaatagtaaagtaccccccaaaaatgacttattagtactttaaagtatttttacttaagtattctacaccactgattgtgtgtgtgtaccgtatcGTAGGGTCACTGTTGGAGGTGATCCAGACTCCAGCGAAGTTGTTGGCGTAGATCTTGTTTTCTATGAACTGTCCCCGTCCTTTCTCATGCACATAGATTCCCCCTGTTTGGCCATGGTGGATCTCACAGCGAACCACTGTAGGGTTAGCATACGCCTTCACTTCAAAGCCTGCTATGCGATTCCGGTGGATGTTACAACTCTCAAAATAACcctgggggagaaggagagagagcgatactATCATCATTGCCATGGTCAGCACAACTGTAAAGATCTCCAAAATGATGGGTGAGAGGTAAAGGCTGTCACTAGCTTCCACAGCTACAAAATCATTAACCATGCATTTTTATGAACTGCAtcttaaaattgtattttaaacctaaccttaaccacacagcTAACCTTACGCCTAACCTTAAAGGAAAACACCACCCAAAAACTGTATTTTGccatttgtttcattagtccattttttatatagtcccaaaatgttttgcatgtcagcaatcaagtttaagATATGTTACTTTCAAAATAATCATATGATGCTGCGTTTTGCAATTGacgaatgaaacaaataccaagtGTTTTTGGGTGGATTTTTCCGTTAAGATCAAAAAGcaaatttttgttttcatacatttttacaatatagccaattttgaccgTGGCTGTGGATATCAGTTGTAAGAGGTTTGACGTTAAAGGTCAAAGTGAGATACCATTCCATGGTCGAAGGTGAAGACTCCTACATCTCGGCCGTGGTGGATGTGGTTTCGTCTGATGATGGGGTTGCCGTGGTTTTTTACCCAGATTCCCGCCAATGCATTATTACTGATCTCATTATCCTCATAGATACCCTGTAATACATTATCACATCATTATTGCCATAGATACCATGCAGGGATACACAGTCAGAGAGGGTGTTTAAGTGTGGTTAGTGATGTGTGTGCATGGTCAGTGATGAAGTGTGCATTTACCTGCGCATGGTCGGTGATGTAAAGTCCAACGTTCTCACAGTCGCTGATGTTGCAGTGTTTGATGCTAGGACACGCCCCCTGGCCGCTCACACAGACAGCCGAGCCAACTAGAATAGGGACAAACTACATTACCCGACATGCCCCACTGGAGACAacctacatcagggatcatcaactagattcagccacaggCCTAATTCTTCTTGAGCAGCTGGTCTGGAGGACagaaaataattacatttttttgtagaaTGCAAATTGCCCGCAATAAGCCCAAACagatatttgactaaaacacaatttcaaaccttgattacatttaTATACAATCCCATATCTCACTAAGCGTGGGAATATTTTAGAACAgatataaaaaatgaaaatcaTTGAGCTGATTTCCTCTAAGTCTTATGTCCAGAAaagtgtattttttgttgttgttatacacactaccagttaaaagttttagaacacctactcattcaaggctttttattttttactattttctacattgtataatcatattgaagacgtcaaaactatgaaataacacaaatggaatcatgtagtagccaaaaaaagtgttaaatctaaatatattttatatttgagattcttcaaagtagccacgtttgcctagatgacagctttgcacactcttggcattctctcaaccagcttcacctggtatgcttttccaacagccttgaaagagttcccatatacagctgaagtcagacatttacatgcaccttagccaaatacatttaaactcaatttcacagttcctgacatttaatcttagtacaAATTCCctaagttaggatcaccactttattttttttaatatattttttttattttaattttctctccaatttcgtggtatccaattgttttagtagctactatcttgtctcatcgctacaactcccgtacgggctcgggagagacgaaggttgaaagtcgaaagtcatgcgtcctccgatacacaacccaaccaagccgcactgcttcttaacacagcgcacatccaacccggaagccagccacaccaatgtgtcgacgtgcacctggcaaccttggttagcgcccggcccgccacaggagtcgctggtgcgcggtgagacaagaatatccctaccggccaagccctccctaacccggacgacggaggccaattgtgcgtcgccccacggacctcccagtcagttgcgacagagcctgggcgcaaacccagggtctttggtggcacagctgggtcagaagttaacattaagtatttggtagcattgcctttaaattgtttaacttgggtcaaacatttctggtagccttccacaagcttcccacaataagttgggtgaattttggcccattcctcctgacagagctggtgtagctgagtcagctttgtaggcctccttgctcgcacatgctttttcagttctgtccacaaaatttctatgggattgaggtcagggcgttgtgatggccactcctataccttgacattgttctccttaagccattttgccacaaccttacaagtatgcttggggtcattctccatttggaagacccatttgcaaccaagctgatgtcttgagatgttgcttcaatatatccacataattttccttgctcatgatgccatctattttgtggagtgcaccagtccctcctgcagcaaagcacccccacaacatgctgctgccacccccgtgcttcacggttgggatgttgttcttcagcttgcaagcctccccccctGTTACCTCCAAACACAAAgatggtcactatggccaaacagttctatttttgtttcatcagaccagaggacatttctccaaaaagtacgatctttgtccccatgtgcagttgcaaaccgtagtctggcttttttattgcagttttggggcagtggcttcttccttgctgagcggcctttcaggttatgtcgatatagaactcgttttactgtggatatagatacttttgtacccgtttcctccagcatcttcacaaggtcctttactgttgtcctgggattgatttgcacttttctcaccaaagtgcgttcatctctaggagacagaacgcgtctccttcctgagctgtatgacggctgcgtggtcccatttatacttgcatactattgtttgtatagatgaacgtggtaccttcagacgtgaggaaattgctcccaaggatgaaccagacttgtggaggtctagccTGAGGCGGCTTttccctgaggtcttggctgatttcttccccataatgtcaagcaaagaggcactgagtttgaaggtaggccttgaaatacatccacaggtacacctccaattgactcaaatgatgtcaattagcctatcagaagcttctaaagccattacataattttctggaattgtccaagctgtttaaaggcacagtcaaattagtgtatgtaaacttctgacccactggaattgtgatagtgaattataagtgaaataatctgtatgtaaataattgttggaaaaattacttgtgtcatgtacaaagtagatgtcctaaccgacttgccaaaaccatagttcacaaatttcttgttgagtggttgaaaaactagttttaatgactccaacctgagtgtatgtaaacttccaacttcaactgtatgctgagcacttgttggctgcttttccttcactctgtggtctgactcatcccaaaccatctcaatttggttaagGTCGGggggttgtggaggccaggtcatctgatgcagcacaccatcactctccttcttggtcaaatagcctttacacagcctggagttgtgttggctcattgtcctgttgaaaaacaaaggatagtcccactaaacgcaaaccagatgggatggctgcagaatgctgtggtagccatactgtttaagtgtgccttcaaaataaatcactgacagtgtcaccagcaaagcacccccacaccacctcctccatgctttacagtgggaaccacaaatgcagagatcatccattcacccacaacGCGTTTTACA encodes the following:
- the LOC110498972 gene encoding F-box only protein 11 isoform X3; the encoded protein is MEVFEYTRPMMHPEPGKFYQVSPEEHDHPNPWKDSFQQLYKGAHVKPGFAEHFYSNPGRYKGRENMLYYDTIEDALGGVQEAHFEGLIFVHSGIYTDEWIYIESPITMIGAAPGKVSDKVVIENTRDSTFVFMEGSEDAYVGYMTIRFNPDDKSAQHHNAHHCLEITVNCSPNIDHCIIRSTCTVGSAVCVSGQGACPSIKHCNISDCENVGLYITDHAQGIYEDNEISNNALAGIWVKNHGNPIIRRNHIHHGRDVGVFTFDHGMGYFESCNIHRNRIAGFEVKAYANPTVVRCEIHHGQTGGIYVHEKGRGQFIENKIYANNFAGVWITSNSDPTIRGNAIFNGNQGGVYIFGDGRGLIEGNDIHGNALAGIQIRTNSCPIVRHNKIHDGQHGGIYVHEKGQGVIEENEVYSNTLAGVWVTTGSTPVLRRNRIHSGKQVGVYFYDNGHGVLEDNDIYNHMYSGVQIRTGSNPKIRRNKIWGGQNGGILVYNSGLGFIEDNEIFDNAMAGVWIKTDSNPTLRRNKIHDGRDGGICIFNGGRGLLEENDIFRNAQAGVLISTNSHPVLRKNRIFDGFAAGIEITNHATATLEGNQIFNNRFGGLFLASGVNVTMKDNKILNNQDAIEKAVSRGQCLYKISSYTSYPMHDFYRCHTCNTTDRNAICVNCIKKCHQGHDVEFIRHDRFFCDCGAGTLSNPCTLAGEPTHDTDTLYDSAPPIESNTLQHN